Proteins encoded together in one Gammaproteobacteria bacterium window:
- the murB gene encoding UDP-N-acetylmuramate dehydrogenase yields the protein MMAAQKNVLRGVIKYHEPMARHTSWRTGGPADRYYEPADLADLCEFLQQTPASEPVMFVGLGSNLLVRDGGIRGTVIMTSGLLNEISLLEPGLVRVEAGIACAKVARFCARQGLVGVEFLAGIPGTMGGALAMNAGAFGGETWPHVVALETIDRSGARHQRAPAEYDISYRHVRGPAGEWFVAAHLRLQPGDTEASTAHIKSLLEKRSATQPIGLPSCGSVFRNPPGDHAARLIEISGLKGTRIGGAIVSEKHANFIINTGTATAADIEALIEKVAAEIEQRHGIRLVKEVHIVGEAK from the coding sequence ATGATGGCGGCGCAGAAGAATGTGCTTCGCGGCGTAATCAAATATCACGAGCCGATGGCGCGGCACACCAGCTGGCGTACTGGCGGTCCGGCCGATCGTTATTATGAGCCGGCTGATCTCGCCGATTTGTGCGAATTTTTGCAGCAAACGCCCGCTTCTGAGCCGGTGATGTTTGTCGGATTGGGCAGCAATTTGCTGGTGCGCGATGGTGGCATACGCGGCACAGTGATCATGACCAGTGGCTTATTAAATGAGATCTCATTGCTGGAACCCGGACTGGTGCGCGTCGAGGCCGGTATTGCCTGTGCCAAGGTGGCGCGTTTTTGCGCACGTCAGGGGTTGGTCGGTGTTGAATTTTTGGCCGGAATTCCCGGCACCATGGGCGGCGCGCTGGCGATGAATGCCGGTGCCTTTGGTGGCGAGACCTGGCCGCATGTGGTGGCGCTTGAGACTATTGATCGTAGTGGCGCACGGCATCAGCGCGCCCCCGCTGAATACGACATCAGTTATCGCCATGTGCGTGGACCCGCCGGTGAATGGTTTGTGGCCGCACATTTACGTCTCCAGCCGGGGGATACTGAGGCCAGCACCGCTCACATCAAATCATTGCTGGAAAAACGTTCGGCCACGCAACCGATCGGCTTACCCAGCTGTGGTTCCGTGTTCCGTAATCCGCCGGGTGATCATGCCGCGCGTTTGATCGAGATCAGCGGACTCAAGGGTACCCGGATCGGCGGCGCCATTGTCTCGGAAAAGCACGCCAATTTCATTATCAATACCGGCACCGCCACGGCGGCCGACATCGAAGCGCTGATCGAAAAGGTCGCCGCCGAGATCGAGCAGCGTCATGGGATTCGTCTGGTGAAGGAAGTTCATATCGTCGGGGAGGCGAAATAA